From a region of the Dictyoglomus sp. genome:
- the glpK gene encoding glycerol kinase GlpK: protein MKYILALDQGTTSSRAILFDRYGKIVSVSQKEFTQIYPKPGWVEHDPMEILNSQLDVAKEVIEKANIELKNISAIGITNQRETTVVWEKSTGKPVYNAIVWQCRRTAPICDELKNQGLSDTIREKTGLVIDAYFSATKLKWILDNIEGIREKAEKGEVLFGTIDSWLIWNLTKGKVHITDYSNASRTMLFNIHKLDWDDEILNILNIPRAMLPEVKPSSFIYGYTDKNLFGLEIPISGNAGDQQSALFGQACFNPGMVKNTYGTGCFILMNTGDKAFFSKSGLITTIAWGINNKVEYALEGSIFITGAAIQWLRDGLKVIQSAQETESLALSVPDSGGVYVVPAFVGLGAPYWDMYARGLIIGITRGIKREHIVRATLESIAYQTRDVIEAMEKDSNIKLKSLRVDGGAVVNNFLMQFQSDILGVPVERPMVNETTALGTAYLAGLAVGYWRDQKEIEELWQMERRFTPQMSFEERERLYKGWKKAVSRALNWEEA from the coding sequence ATGAAATACATTCTTGCCTTGGATCAAGGAACTACAAGCTCAAGGGCAATTTTGTTTGATCGATATGGTAAAATAGTTTCCGTCTCTCAAAAGGAATTTACTCAGATATATCCAAAACCAGGTTGGGTAGAACATGATCCCATGGAAATTTTAAATTCTCAATTGGATGTGGCAAAAGAAGTTATTGAAAAAGCTAATATAGAACTAAAGAATATTTCTGCTATCGGTATTACAAATCAAAGGGAAACTACTGTAGTATGGGAAAAATCCACAGGAAAACCCGTATATAATGCTATAGTTTGGCAATGTAGAAGAACAGCACCAATATGTGATGAGCTTAAAAATCAAGGGCTCTCTGATACTATTAGAGAAAAGACAGGACTTGTGATAGATGCTTATTTTTCTGCAACAAAACTAAAATGGATTTTAGATAATATAGAAGGAATAAGGGAAAAAGCAGAAAAAGGAGAAGTTTTATTTGGAACAATAGACTCATGGCTTATATGGAATCTTACAAAAGGGAAAGTCCATATTACAGATTATTCCAATGCTTCAAGAACTATGTTGTTTAATATCCATAAATTAGATTGGGATGATGAAATTCTAAATATTCTTAATATTCCGAGAGCAATGCTTCCAGAAGTAAAACCTTCAAGCTTTATATATGGATACACTGATAAAAATCTCTTTGGATTAGAAATTCCCATCTCTGGCAACGCAGGAGATCAACAATCTGCTCTCTTTGGTCAGGCATGTTTTAATCCTGGCATGGTGAAAAATACCTATGGAACAGGATGTTTTATTCTAATGAATACAGGAGATAAAGCTTTCTTTTCAAAATCAGGACTTATAACTACAATAGCTTGGGGAATAAATAACAAAGTGGAATATGCCCTTGAAGGAAGTATTTTTATTACAGGAGCGGCTATTCAGTGGCTTAGAGATGGACTTAAAGTTATTCAATCTGCTCAGGAAACAGAATCCCTTGCTTTAAGTGTTCCAGATTCGGGAGGAGTATATGTGGTGCCTGCCTTTGTAGGACTTGGAGCACCTTATTGGGATATGTATGCAAGAGGCTTAATCATAGGAATTACAAGAGGAATAAAAAGAGAACACATTGTTAGGGCAACTTTAGAATCCATAGCTTATCAAACAAGGGATGTTATAGAAGCCATGGAAAAGGACAGTAATATAAAATTAAAATCTTTAAGGGTAGATGGTGGAGCAGTAGTTAACAATTTCCTTATGCAATTTCAATCGGATATCTTGGGAGTTCCCGTGGAAAGACCTATGGTAAACGAAACCACTGCATTAGGAACTGCATATTTGGCTGGTCTTGCTGTGGGATATTGGAGGGATCAAAAGGAAATTGAAGAATTATGGCAAATGGAAAGAAGGTTTACTCCTCAAATGTCCTTTGAGGAGAGAGAAAGACTATATAAGGGGTGGAAAAAGGCAGTATCAAGAGCCTTAAACTGGGAAGAAGCCTAG